One region of gamma proteobacterium HIMB55 genomic DNA includes:
- a CDS encoding heme exporter protein CcmD (PFAM: Heme exporter protein D (CcmD)~TIGRFAM: heme exporter protein CcmD): MQFDSFSDAIAMGGHGPYVWSAYAITLVVVMIILARPIMATRQLQGEIRRASARQSSQSVSTENGHQAREVVDAPQT; this comes from the coding sequence ATGCAATTCGATTCTTTCTCTGATGCCATAGCTATGGGTGGACACGGCCCCTATGTCTGGAGTGCCTACGCGATTACGCTTGTGGTCGTGATGATCATTCTTGCAAGGCCAATTATGGCTACTCGGCAATTGCAAGGCGAGATTAGACGAGCGTCTGCGCGACAATCCTCGCAATCAGTGAGTACAGAAAATGGCCACCAGGCCCGCGAGGTGGTCGATGCACCCCAAACGTAA
- a CDS encoding uncharacterized protein involved in biosynthesis of c-type cytochromes (PFAM: Cytochrome C biogenesis protein): MARWLLLVLLIPLASLNANAVIETYEFSTPELEVRYKALSQELRCPKCQNQNIADSNAPISRDLRAIVHQQLEAGASDEEIIVYLVDRYGEFVRYRPGVDNNTFWLWSAPLILLLMALTVVWLQIRGDRKASTVESNEARARELREKYAEESK; this comes from the coding sequence ATGGCACGGTGGCTTTTACTGGTTCTATTGATTCCTCTGGCGTCGCTTAACGCCAATGCAGTGATCGAAACCTATGAATTCAGTACACCAGAGCTCGAGGTTCGCTATAAAGCCTTGAGCCAGGAGTTGCGCTGTCCAAAATGTCAAAACCAGAATATTGCTGACTCAAATGCACCTATTTCACGTGATCTTCGAGCGATCGTGCACCAGCAGCTCGAGGCAGGCGCCAGCGATGAGGAGATTATTGTCTACTTGGTGGATCGCTATGGTGAGTTCGTTCGCTACCGACCCGGTGTCGATAACAATACCTTCTGGCTTTGGTCTGCGCCGTTAATTTTACTTCTTATGGCGCTAACTGTTGTGTGGCTGCAGATTCGCGGTGACCGCAAAGCGTCCACCGTGGAATCCAACGAGGCGCGTGCTCGCGAACTACGCGAAAAATACGCTGAAGAATCAAAATGA
- a CDS encoding heme ABC exporter, ATP-binding protein CcmA (PFAM: ABC transporter~TIGRFAM: heme ABC exporter, ATP-binding protein CcmA) has translation MSETLLSVSDVSINKGLRQLLRGVDLAVKSGEIWQLRGGNGVGKTSLLRAMAGLARVEVFGSIDRCDDVLYAGHATALKSALSARDNLLSHPSGMGMPTSVEVDEALARVQLRGYEEAKAGRLSAGQKRRVALARLFLPNGRLWLLDEPFTALDSHGIKVLEERFIEHAQAGGAVVFTSHQPANLGDKLNVIDVEQFSGE, from the coding sequence GTGAGCGAGACATTACTGTCAGTCAGTGATGTCAGTATAAATAAGGGGCTACGCCAGTTATTGCGCGGCGTGGACCTCGCCGTGAAGTCGGGTGAAATCTGGCAGTTACGTGGTGGTAACGGTGTAGGAAAAACGTCGCTGTTGCGTGCGATGGCGGGCCTTGCGCGTGTTGAGGTCTTTGGCTCTATAGATCGTTGCGATGACGTTCTGTACGCAGGCCACGCAACAGCATTGAAATCTGCCTTATCTGCTCGGGACAATTTGCTATCCCATCCCTCGGGTATGGGAATGCCCACAAGCGTTGAGGTGGACGAGGCGCTCGCGCGAGTGCAACTGCGAGGCTACGAGGAGGCTAAAGCCGGCAGGCTGTCGGCGGGTCAAAAGCGACGGGTGGCATTAGCGCGCTTATTTCTGCCCAATGGTCGACTATGGTTGCTCGATGAGCCATTTACGGCCCTAGATTCTCACGGCATCAAGGTTTTGGAGGAACGCTTCATCGAACATGCTCAAGCCGGTGGCGCCGTTGTATTCACTAGTCACCAGCCAGCAAATTTAGGTGACAAGTTGAACGTCATCGACGTGGAGCAATTCAGTGGTGAGTGA
- a CDS encoding putative ATPase of the PP-loop superfamily implicated in cell cycle control (PFAM: PP-loop family), producing MPQPSNPVQEHLPSGAAPASSQSPSGDPRKASYNQNKLRKRLRRLTGQAIADFNMIEAGDRVMVCLSGGKDSYTMLDILLHLQRSAPIDFEIIAVNLDQKQPGFPEHILPEYLEAMGVPYYILERDTYSVVRSVIPEGKTTCGLCSRLRRGTLYGFAEQIGAHKIALGHHRDDIVETLFLNMFFGGKLKAMPPKLLSDDKQNIVIRPLAYCKESDIEHYAAQQDFPIIPCNLCGSQENLQRVEIKKMLREWEREFPGRTETIFKSLSNVSPSQLADRELFDFETLSLQRESDADASLPLIKTVSL from the coding sequence ATGCCTCAGCCTAGTAACCCGGTTCAAGAGCACCTGCCCAGTGGGGCGGCGCCAGCCTCAAGCCAATCGCCTTCCGGTGATCCGCGCAAGGCCTCTTACAACCAGAATAAACTGCGAAAGCGGCTTCGACGGCTTACGGGGCAGGCTATTGCCGACTTCAACATGATCGAGGCAGGCGATCGCGTGATGGTGTGTCTGTCTGGGGGTAAAGACTCCTACACCATGCTGGATATTTTGCTCCATCTGCAGCGCAGCGCGCCCATCGATTTTGAAATTATTGCTGTCAATCTAGATCAAAAGCAGCCGGGTTTCCCCGAGCACATTCTGCCCGAGTATCTCGAGGCAATGGGCGTGCCGTACTACATTTTGGAGCGTGATACCTACAGTGTGGTGCGCTCCGTTATCCCTGAGGGGAAAACAACCTGCGGGCTCTGCAGCCGGTTGCGCCGCGGCACGCTGTACGGGTTCGCAGAACAGATTGGTGCTCACAAAATCGCGTTGGGGCACCATCGCGACGACATAGTGGAGACACTCTTTCTCAATATGTTCTTTGGTGGGAAGCTGAAGGCGATGCCGCCAAAGCTACTGAGCGATGACAAACAAAACATCGTTATTCGGCCGCTTGCATACTGCAAAGAAAGCGATATCGAGCACTACGCAGCGCAGCAAGACTTTCCCATCATTCCCTGCAATCTCTGTGGCTCTCAGGAAAACCTGCAGCGAGTTGAAATCAAGAAGATGCTCCGTGAGTGGGAGAGAGAGTTCCCGGGTCGCACCGAAACGATTTTCAAATCACTCAGTAATGTGTCGCCTTCGCAACTAGCGGATAGAGAGCTGTTTGATTTTGAGACGCTGTCGCTGCAACGCGAGAGTGACGCCGACGCCTCACTCCCGCTCATTAAAACGGTGTCATTGTGA
- a CDS encoding c-type cytochrome biogenesis protein CcmF (PFAM: Cytochrome C assembly protein~TIGRFAM: c-type cytochrome biogenesis protein CcmF), whose product MIPEAGQIALIIALCLATLLGVVPMAGAWRGQRWAMNLAPSLAAGLFVFLSIAFACLTVVFLQDDFSVKVVASNSNSLLPQIYKFSAVWGNHEGSLLLWVWILGAWALAVAVASRGLPLVVLARVLSVLGLIAVGFIAFSLFTSNPFERLLPGVAAEGNDLNPLLQDPGLIIHPPLLYMGYVGLAVPFAFAVAALMGGRLDAAWAKWSRPWTNVAWAFLTLGIMLGSWWAYYELGWGGWWFWDPVENASFMPWLVGTALIHSLAVTEKRGLFRSWTVLLAISAFSLSLLGTFLVRSGVLTSVHAFAADPERGLFILVFLVLVVGGSLTLYAFRAPTVASPINYRLESRESLLLANNLIFAVSAIVVLLGTLFPLLMDALGQGKYSVGPPYFNAVFVPAMALLAPFMAIGPISRWKSDSSKRWLSELMLPGAVCLAVAIVAPYLGVGEVNVWASLAVLLAGWLVIGLVRDFQQRMRGVSSATAVMARLTPSYLGMLSAHAGFALTIVGAVFVTQFSAERDLRMEAGDTVELNGYTFELTELVVVEGPNYAADRGVFAVTYDGESLSSLMPEKRRYVASGQIMTEAAIDAGAMRDLYIALGEPLGDGAWSVRVQHKPLIRWIWFGALMIGLGGLTTALDRRYRRVSAGRTVRGDEALAT is encoded by the coding sequence GTGATACCAGAGGCAGGACAAATTGCCCTCATTATTGCTTTGTGCCTAGCCACACTTCTAGGGGTGGTGCCTATGGCCGGTGCTTGGCGCGGTCAGCGCTGGGCGATGAATTTAGCACCAAGTTTAGCGGCCGGCCTCTTTGTCTTTCTCAGCATTGCGTTCGCGTGCTTGACGGTTGTGTTCTTGCAGGATGATTTCTCGGTCAAGGTCGTTGCGAGTAATTCCAATTCGTTGCTGCCTCAGATTTATAAGTTTTCAGCAGTATGGGGTAACCACGAGGGTTCTTTGTTGCTGTGGGTGTGGATTCTCGGTGCTTGGGCGTTGGCAGTTGCCGTCGCGAGTCGAGGACTGCCGTTAGTTGTGCTTGCAAGAGTTTTGAGTGTTCTCGGTCTCATTGCAGTGGGGTTTATTGCCTTCTCACTATTCACCTCGAACCCGTTTGAGCGGTTGCTGCCGGGCGTAGCGGCAGAGGGTAATGATCTAAATCCGCTCCTTCAGGATCCCGGTCTCATCATCCATCCCCCACTTCTGTATATGGGCTATGTGGGACTCGCCGTACCGTTTGCCTTTGCGGTAGCAGCGTTGATGGGCGGCCGTTTGGATGCGGCCTGGGCTAAATGGTCACGGCCATGGACCAACGTGGCGTGGGCGTTTTTAACGCTCGGCATCATGCTGGGCAGCTGGTGGGCCTACTACGAGCTGGGTTGGGGCGGTTGGTGGTTTTGGGATCCGGTAGAGAATGCATCGTTTATGCCATGGCTGGTCGGTACGGCCCTTATCCATAGCCTCGCTGTGACTGAAAAGCGTGGATTATTCAGGTCGTGGACCGTCCTGCTTGCGATTTCGGCCTTCTCACTTTCGCTTCTGGGTACATTTTTGGTTCGCTCAGGCGTTTTAACCTCGGTACACGCCTTCGCAGCCGATCCTGAACGTGGCTTGTTTATATTGGTCTTTTTGGTCTTGGTCGTCGGCGGGTCATTAACCCTCTATGCGTTCCGCGCGCCCACGGTTGCCAGCCCCATCAATTATCGACTCGAGTCTCGAGAGTCCTTACTGCTCGCAAACAATCTGATCTTTGCGGTTTCCGCGATTGTCGTTTTGCTGGGTACATTGTTTCCACTTCTTATGGATGCGCTAGGGCAGGGCAAATACTCCGTCGGTCCCCCGTATTTTAATGCCGTATTCGTGCCCGCCATGGCGTTGCTTGCGCCCTTCATGGCGATCGGCCCGATTTCGCGCTGGAAGTCAGACTCATCGAAGCGGTGGCTCAGCGAATTAATGTTGCCGGGCGCAGTTTGTCTCGCTGTTGCAATCGTCGCACCGTACTTGGGTGTTGGTGAGGTGAATGTTTGGGCTTCGCTGGCTGTGTTGCTGGCTGGTTGGTTGGTCATTGGTTTGGTGCGTGATTTCCAGCAGCGCATGCGCGGCGTCAGCTCTGCGACGGCGGTGATGGCGAGGCTTACACCTTCTTATTTAGGCATGCTTTCGGCTCATGCGGGCTTTGCGTTAACGATTGTCGGTGCCGTGTTTGTTACTCAGTTCAGCGCTGAGCGGGACTTGCGGATGGAGGCCGGGGACACCGTTGAATTAAATGGATATACCTTCGAGCTTACCGAGCTTGTCGTTGTTGAGGGGCCAAATTACGCCGCAGATCGAGGTGTCTTTGCCGTTACCTATGATGGTGAGTCATTATCAAGTCTCATGCCTGAGAAACGACGGTATGTGGCAAGCGGTCAAATCATGACTGAGGCGGCAATCGACGCTGGCGCAATGCGGGATCTCTATATTGCGCTGGGTGAACCGCTAGGTGACGGCGCTTGGTCCGTGCGGGTTCAGCACAAGCCGTTAATTCGTTGGATTTGGTTTGGCGCATTGATGATAGGTTTAGGCGGTTTGACGACCGCGCTCGATCGACGATACCGGAGAGTATCTGCCGGGCGAACGGTTAGGGGAGACGAGGCACTTGCTACTTAA
- a CDS encoding periplasmic protein thiol:disulfide oxidoreductase, DsbE subfamily (PFAM: Redoxin~TIGRFAM: periplasmic protein thiol:disulfide oxidoreductases, DsbE subfamily), producing MLLKRFLPLGAFLILVLLLVRGLTLDPTELPSARLGKNIPSFNLPVLDTTDMRSAEGWLGNPALINVWATWCFSCRVEHPYLLELAEQGITIYGLNYKDEPAKASQWLVDLGNPYSETVVDQNGEFGLDLGVYGAPETYVIDAKGVIRHRHVGVVDEQVWREQLQPFFEAE from the coding sequence TTGCTACTTAAACGGTTTCTTCCGCTAGGTGCCTTCCTAATCCTGGTGCTCCTACTGGTTCGAGGGCTTACTCTGGATCCGACTGAGCTTCCCTCTGCTCGGCTCGGTAAAAACATTCCATCGTTTAATTTGCCTGTTCTTGATACTACCGATATGCGCAGTGCAGAAGGCTGGCTGGGCAACCCCGCATTGATCAATGTCTGGGCTACATGGTGTTTTTCCTGTCGCGTTGAGCATCCTTATTTGCTCGAATTGGCAGAGCAGGGCATTACCATCTACGGGCTAAATTACAAAGACGAGCCCGCGAAGGCATCACAGTGGTTGGTTGATCTAGGAAATCCCTACTCGGAGACCGTCGTTGATCAAAACGGTGAGTTTGGTCTCGACCTTGGGGTCTATGGTGCGCCTGAGACCTACGTCATCGACGCAAAAGGTGTGATTCGACACCGTCATGTCGGTGTTGTCGATGAGCAGGTCTGGCGAGAACAACTTCAACCCTTTTTCGAGGCAGAGTGA
- a CDS encoding heme exporter protein CcmC (PFAM: Cytochrome C assembly protein~TIGRFAM: heme exporter protein CcmC), with product MWRIIHQFGSPPWVYRFCDRVIPWLLPLTLLALVVGSIWGLLYAPTDYKQGDSYRIIYIHVPTAVVSLAGYYVMAFAGLVSLVWRIKLADTAMRAAAPIGAAFTAVALITGAIWGKPTWGAWWVWDARVTSMLILFFLYVGVIALFQAYENKAVAARACAILSLVGTVNIPIIYKSVDWWYSLHQPASIKFTGESAIDASMLYPLLGMIVTFYALFALLMMLNLRQMLTEEHARSSWLIKRLAH from the coding sequence ATGTGGCGCATTATTCATCAATTTGGCTCTCCGCCTTGGGTATACCGATTTTGTGATCGTGTTATTCCGTGGTTGCTACCGCTTACTCTGCTCGCCCTCGTGGTTGGCAGTATCTGGGGACTGTTATACGCGCCGACGGACTACAAACAGGGTGACTCCTATCGAATTATCTACATCCATGTGCCGACGGCGGTTGTGTCACTTGCTGGCTACTACGTGATGGCCTTCGCCGGACTCGTGAGTCTGGTGTGGCGCATTAAACTTGCGGACACGGCAATGCGAGCTGCGGCTCCGATCGGTGCTGCTTTTACAGCCGTTGCCCTGATAACAGGTGCCATCTGGGGTAAGCCCACTTGGGGTGCCTGGTGGGTGTGGGATGCGCGTGTGACCTCGATGCTCATTCTCTTTTTCCTTTACGTTGGTGTCATCGCACTGTTTCAGGCCTACGAGAACAAGGCCGTTGCCGCACGCGCCTGCGCAATTCTGAGCCTTGTGGGTACCGTGAACATTCCAATCATCTACAAGTCTGTCGATTGGTGGTACTCGCTGCATCAGCCTGCTTCGATTAAGTTCACCGGGGAGTCAGCTATAGACGCCTCAATGCTGTATCCATTGCTCGGTATGATCGTCACTTTCTACGCGCTTTTTGCGCTGTTAATGATGCTCAATTTGCGGCAAATGCTGACTGAAGAGCACGCAAGATCATCCTGGTTGATAAAGAGGCTGGCGCACTAA
- a CDS encoding cytochrome c biogenesis factor: MTELWPIVTAFCALAALFVVGLPMIWRRKLEGETVDDWLAVRRTETSDELLLSDAQLRVWDDKETENSAQAKADSITSASSRPGYQVALAGLIVLATIVLYDRLGAYEDVQITRSIASLDEATPTDVTALIARIEARSVERPGNLDYQSLLGEYYVATGNAAGALERFEAILAEAPNAPDVLGRAAQAEFVAEGQVLTERARKRAEQALAGDPRQKSALATLAMGSFGAERYQEAIGYMRVLRDLEIPGSEGHQLMISAIAEAESRLSSAGATEVVSETTAAEATKAAVTVTVSLPVGVDESALAGQTVFVIARPAGSAARMPTAVTRIPANSWPLTVSLSDANSMAGQKLSALAKVDLEVQVSPSGQPGLNNASFTGALRGVLVDSNSVAKVTIRAISQ; the protein is encoded by the coding sequence ATGACTGAACTGTGGCCTATCGTAACGGCGTTTTGTGCACTCGCGGCTTTATTCGTCGTTGGATTGCCAATGATATGGCGACGAAAGCTCGAGGGTGAGACGGTTGATGACTGGCTGGCCGTGCGTCGAACGGAGACCAGCGACGAGCTATTGCTCTCAGATGCACAACTTCGGGTCTGGGACGATAAAGAGACCGAGAACAGTGCGCAGGCAAAAGCTGACAGCATTACTTCTGCGTCTTCGAGGCCCGGATATCAGGTGGCACTCGCTGGACTTATCGTCCTGGCGACCATTGTGCTTTATGACCGGCTTGGTGCTTACGAGGACGTTCAAATTACACGGTCGATTGCGTCGCTTGATGAGGCCACGCCCACCGACGTGACGGCACTCATTGCTAGAATCGAAGCACGGTCTGTCGAGAGGCCCGGTAACTTGGATTATCAGTCTCTACTGGGCGAGTACTATGTTGCGACCGGCAATGCTGCGGGTGCTCTCGAACGGTTTGAAGCCATCCTAGCGGAGGCGCCAAACGCGCCCGATGTGTTAGGTCGGGCTGCGCAAGCTGAGTTCGTGGCAGAGGGGCAGGTTTTAACTGAGCGCGCTCGTAAACGCGCTGAACAAGCGCTCGCCGGCGATCCAAGGCAAAAATCTGCGCTAGCGACGCTGGCGATGGGTTCTTTTGGGGCGGAACGATACCAAGAGGCGATCGGTTACATGCGTGTACTTAGGGACTTAGAGATACCGGGTTCAGAAGGACACCAGTTAATGATCAGTGCTATCGCTGAAGCCGAGTCTAGGTTGTCGTCCGCAGGAGCAACCGAGGTGGTTTCTGAGACAACCGCGGCTGAGGCCACAAAGGCCGCGGTTACGGTCACCGTATCATTGCCAGTAGGCGTCGACGAGAGCGCTCTCGCAGGGCAAACCGTTTTTGTGATTGCGCGACCAGCAGGAAGTGCTGCACGGATGCCCACCGCGGTGACCCGGATACCGGCGAATAGCTGGCCGCTAACGGTTAGTCTCTCCGATGCGAACAGCATGGCAGGTCAGAAACTTTCGGCGCTTGCAAAGGTAGATCTCGAGGTTCAAGTCTCTCCCAGTGGCCAGCCGGGTCTCAATAACGCAAGTTTCACAGGCGCGCTACGCGGTGTTCTGGTAGACAGTAACAGCGTGGCTAAGGTCACAATTCGCGCTATCTCTCAATAA
- a CDS encoding cytochrome c-type biogenesis protein CcmE (PFAM: CcmE) — MHPKRKQRLMVALAIVVLSSATIGLIAYALSGNINLFYSPSEVASGEAPIDRKLRVGGMVVEGSVERASDRLETRFEVTDFVHSVTVTYDGILPDLFAEGEGVVATGVLGADGVVTASEVLAKHDENYMPPEVAEALEKANAGGASE, encoded by the coding sequence ATGCACCCCAAACGTAAGCAACGGTTAATGGTTGCACTGGCTATTGTGGTGCTATCGAGCGCCACGATAGGACTAATTGCATACGCGCTAAGTGGCAACATTAATCTGTTTTATTCGCCTTCCGAGGTTGCCTCGGGCGAAGCACCAATCGATCGCAAACTTCGAGTGGGCGGGATGGTTGTCGAGGGCAGTGTTGAGCGGGCCTCGGATCGACTGGAGACCCGCTTTGAGGTCACCGATTTCGTTCATTCGGTCACCGTGACCTACGATGGTATTTTGCCTGACCTCTTCGCAGAGGGAGAGGGCGTTGTCGCAACGGGAGTCCTCGGTGCTGACGGTGTGGTTACCGCCAGTGAAGTTCTTGCCAAGCACGACGAGAATTACATGCCGCCTGAGGTGGCAGAGGCGCTTGAAAAGGCCAATGCAGGGGGAGCGTCGGAGTGA
- a CDS encoding malate dehydrogenase (PFAM: lactate/malate dehydrogenase, alpha/beta C-terminal domain; lactate/malate dehydrogenase, NAD binding domain~TIGRFAM: malate dehydrogenase), giving the protein MKTPVTVTVTGAAGQIGYALLFRIASGAMLGNDQPVKLNLLDITPALDALEGVKMELDDCAFPLLAGITCSDDPNIAFADADYALLVGARPRGPGMERKDLLEANAAIFSAQGKAMNAVASRGIKVLVVGNPANTNALIAMHNAPDISGSQFTAMTRLDHNRAITQIAQKTGVVNTDVTNMTIWGNHSATQYPDLFNARIKGQSAIELVDQAWYENDFIPTVQQRGAAIIKARGASSAASAANAAIDHMRTWALGTTDNDWTSMGILSTGAYGVPEGLIYSFPCTCVDGQYTVVEGAEVNEFSRAKMDATAQELSEERDAVRHLLG; this is encoded by the coding sequence ATGAAGACACCTGTAACAGTTACTGTAACCGGCGCGGCCGGACAAATTGGTTATGCTCTGCTTTTCCGCATTGCATCAGGTGCAATGTTGGGTAACGACCAACCTGTAAAGCTCAATCTGCTGGATATTACGCCCGCACTGGATGCGCTCGAAGGCGTGAAAATGGAGCTGGATGACTGCGCGTTCCCACTGCTTGCAGGTATCACTTGTAGCGATGACCCGAATATCGCCTTTGCCGATGCTGACTACGCCCTACTCGTTGGAGCGCGACCCCGTGGGCCTGGCATGGAGCGTAAGGACCTGCTTGAAGCGAACGCCGCCATCTTCTCTGCTCAAGGTAAAGCGATGAACGCCGTCGCTAGCAGAGGCATCAAGGTGCTTGTTGTGGGTAACCCAGCAAACACAAACGCTTTGATCGCCATGCACAACGCACCGGATATTTCCGGCAGCCAGTTCACAGCAATGACTCGCCTTGATCACAATCGTGCGATCACGCAGATCGCGCAGAAAACGGGCGTTGTGAATACGGACGTCACCAATATGACAATCTGGGGCAACCACTCGGCGACACAGTACCCTGACCTCTTTAACGCACGAATCAAGGGGCAGTCGGCCATCGAATTGGTTGATCAGGCTTGGTACGAAAATGACTTCATTCCAACGGTGCAGCAGCGTGGTGCGGCCATCATCAAAGCGCGTGGTGCGTCCTCGGCCGCTTCAGCAGCGAACGCTGCCATCGACCACATGCGCACATGGGCGCTAGGTACAACTGACAATGATTGGACCTCCATGGGCATCTTGTCCACCGGTGCGTACGGTGTCCCAGAGGGCTTGATTTACTCCTTCCCATGCACTTGTGTCGACGGTCAATACACTGTGGTAGAAGGTGCAGAAGTAAACGAATTCAGTCGCGCAAAAATGGACGCAACCGCTCAGGAGCTAAGTGAAGAGCGCGATGCAGTAAGACACCTACTGGGTTGA
- a CDS encoding heme exporter protein CcmB (PFAM: CcmB protein~TIGRFAM: heme exporter protein CcmB), with protein MVSEASNKAGKVPSHSGELDVTKFLWVQTRRHLGLLIASPGEIVNPLLFFLLVVILFPLGLGPDPEQLAILAPGILWVVALLANLMICMRLFVDDFEDGSLEQLAMAPLPLAVAVVPQLLASWLASGVILSLVSPLFGLMLGFPLEAAPTLIASLLMGTLIMLLLGGVGAALTVGIQRGGILLALLILPLYVPILIAGTRALEEATSQGDPMVALALLGAGVTGGLVLAPVAIAAGLRVSLEL; from the coding sequence GTGGTGAGTGAGGCGAGCAACAAGGCGGGTAAGGTGCCGAGTCACTCTGGCGAGCTCGACGTCACCAAGTTCCTTTGGGTTCAGACTCGCAGACATCTGGGTTTACTCATCGCTTCCCCTGGAGAGATTGTGAACCCGCTCTTGTTTTTCTTACTCGTCGTTATTCTATTCCCTCTAGGATTGGGCCCCGATCCAGAACAGCTGGCGATCTTGGCGCCCGGTATCCTTTGGGTTGTGGCATTACTCGCAAATCTAATGATTTGCATGCGCCTCTTTGTTGATGATTTTGAGGATGGTAGTTTGGAGCAGCTAGCGATGGCGCCTCTGCCGCTGGCGGTTGCCGTCGTGCCACAGCTCCTGGCCTCGTGGCTAGCAAGTGGTGTCATCTTGAGTCTTGTTTCACCGTTATTCGGGCTCATGCTCGGTTTTCCATTGGAGGCAGCACCTACGCTAATCGCTAGCCTACTCATGGGCACGCTTATCATGTTGTTGCTGGGCGGTGTTGGTGCTGCGCTGACTGTCGGTATTCAGCGAGGCGGTATTCTGCTCGCGCTCTTGATTCTGCCCTTATATGTCCCCATTTTAATTGCAGGCACGCGTGCGCTCGAAGAGGCAACTAGCCAGGGCGATCCCATGGTGGCGCTCGCGCTGTTGGGAGCAGGTGTCACCGGCGGTCTCGTGTTAGCCCCTGTGGCGATCGCGGCAGGGCTGAGAGTGTCTTTGGAGCTCTGA